A window of Orenia marismortui DSM 5156 contains these coding sequences:
- a CDS encoding encapsulin-associated ferritin-like protein: protein MASEGYHETNLPEEVKEFHRMIQSVIEEMEAVDWYNQRAAATSDPQLKAIVEHNRDEEIEHACMGLEWLRRNYTKWDEYLREFLFTKGDITAIEDEGHDHSQSEGSLDNSLGIKGLK, encoded by the coding sequence ATGGCAAGTGAAGGATATCATGAGACAAATCTACCAGAAGAGGTAAAAGAATTTCATAGAATGATTCAAAGTGTAATTGAAGAGATGGAAGCAGTAGATTGGTATAACCAAAGGGCAGCAGCTACTAGTGATCCTCAATTAAAAGCAATAGTAGAGCATAATCGTGATGAGGAGATAGAGCATGCATGTATGGGGTTAGAGTGGCTAAGGAGAAATTATACTAAATGGGATGAGTACTTACGTGAATTTTTATTTACAAAAGGTGATATTACTGCTATAGAAGATGAGGGACATGATCATAGTCAGAGTGAAGGTAGTTTAGATAATTCTTTAGGTATCAAGGGGCTAAAATAA
- a CDS encoding ATP-binding protein → MKNTDSDKRINCKDIISGKFLAKRPQQRFKVQLEHLDNGELFSGVLELLSPIGIVLKSDVPRGKYKIKLINDLEVIVKTVNLEGIAPYQSFDITKVIREEEERGRLSKEDFELLTYSSKEIINKLTESLPQDSQELIREQLKAEIEKSELLDELEIADVFKYDRGKIKNLTGYGSITLGESYLSNFIKKSLKDGHYSREMTVDETGERIYDLHAVPMDYKSAGMIAIDVTDIINTERRNKARELEIYRDVIEAATNGKFKLIFKEDELSKLLEKGSRLFSADIKKAEDIKIIRDIFKAEIEEFNFGNKEELHLTLALSEAMTNGLKHGGAAKLLVNQYQNKLRIIVSDQGTGIDFKELPKATLMKNYSGSENFSLGQGFSVMFMASDCLFLKTDKRGTIVILEKGVKEGGVGNE, encoded by the coding sequence ATGAAAAATACAGATAGTGATAAGAGAATAAATTGCAAAGATATAATTAGTGGAAAATTTTTAGCTAAGCGTCCTCAGCAGAGATTTAAGGTTCAATTAGAGCATCTGGATAATGGAGAGTTATTTTCTGGGGTCTTAGAATTACTAAGCCCCATAGGGATAGTTTTAAAGAGTGATGTCCCTAGAGGTAAATATAAGATTAAACTGATTAATGATTTAGAAGTGATTGTAAAAACAGTTAATTTAGAGGGGATAGCACCTTATCAATCCTTTGATATTACAAAAGTGATTAGAGAAGAAGAAGAGAGAGGTAGATTAAGTAAAGAGGACTTTGAATTACTAACTTATTCTTCTAAAGAAATAATAAATAAACTAACCGAGTCATTACCTCAAGATAGTCAGGAATTGATTAGAGAGCAGTTAAAAGCAGAGATTGAGAAGTCAGAACTATTGGATGAGTTAGAGATAGCAGATGTCTTTAAATATGATAGGGGTAAGATCAAGAATTTAACTGGTTATGGTTCAATAACTTTGGGAGAATCTTATCTAAGTAACTTCATTAAAAAATCGTTAAAAGATGGGCATTATAGTAGAGAAATGACTGTAGATGAAACAGGAGAAAGAATTTATGATTTACATGCTGTACCAATGGATTATAAGTCTGCTGGTATGATTGCAATTGATGTTACAGATATAATTAATACGGAAAGAAGAAATAAAGCTAGGGAGTTAGAGATCTATCGTGATGTGATAGAAGCAGCCACTAATGGGAAATTTAAATTAATCTTTAAAGAAGATGAACTTAGTAAGCTTTTAGAGAAAGGGAGCAGATTATTTAGTGCTGATATTAAGAAAGCTGAAGATATAAAGATTATTAGAGATATCTTTAAGGCTGAGATTGAAGAGTTTAACTTTGGAAATAAAGAAGAACTTCATTTGACTTTAGCTCTTTCTGAAGCTATGACAAATGGATTAAAGCATGGTGGAGCAGCTAAGCTTTTAGTCAATCAATATCAGAATAAATTAAGGATTATAGTTAGTGATCAAGGCACGGGAATCGATTTTAAAGAGTTGCCAAAGGCGACTTTAATGAAGAATTATTCTGGATCTGAGAATTTTTCTTTGGGACAAGGCTTTTCAGTGATGTTTATGGCAAGTGATTGCTTATTTTTGAAGACAGATAAGAGGGGGACAATAGTGATTTTAGAAAAGGGAGTAAAAGAAGGAGGTGTAGGTAATGAGTAA
- a CDS encoding 2-oxoacid:acceptor oxidoreductase subunit alpha, translated as MKLNLVIGGEAGQGLATLNKILSKTFFRMGFNIYSSKDYESRVRGGHNFMSIRFGTEEVSGPEVKEDILLALNQETIKVHQDKVSDDGYILYDGIMEDLDKELISIEAKKVAKEVGNHKAANIVFVGAVLKLLGLDLDLSKEVIKDYFASKGEDVLKTNLEALEKGYEELEVKLKLPEVSPRKDEILIDGNQALGLGAITGGVQFYSAYPMTPATGVMNYIASKENELGIVVEQAEDEIAAIMMALGGSYSGIRSMTGSSGGGFALMVEALGLAGIAEIPLVIAEVQRPGPATGLPTRTEQGDLLFAINASQGDFPLMVIAPRDNEDAFYQSFRAMNIAENYQMPVVILSDQFLADSKKNIKDFDFEALEIKDGFISDEEAAKIKDYKRYQFTEDGISPLAYPGQIVDDVVLIDSDEHDQKGHIIEDSETRIKMVDKRAKKLEKLIAEDLLEPKYIGPEEIDYLLVGWGSTYGPLLEARELLEDEGNRIGLLSFSDVWPLATSKLIELINNNSAELIVVENNATGQFAKLIRSESGIAANYQILKYDGRPFSGKEIYHRAEEVIR; from the coding sequence GTGAAATTAAACTTGGTAATAGGTGGAGAAGCAGGTCAAGGTTTAGCAACTTTGAATAAGATTTTATCTAAGACTTTTTTCAGAATGGGGTTTAATATTTATTCTAGTAAAGATTACGAATCTCGAGTGCGTGGTGGACATAATTTTATGAGTATTAGATTTGGTACAGAAGAGGTCAGCGGACCTGAGGTTAAAGAAGATATTTTGTTGGCTTTAAATCAAGAGACAATTAAGGTCCATCAAGATAAAGTGAGTGATGATGGCTATATCTTATATGATGGTATAATGGAAGATTTGGATAAAGAATTAATATCCATAGAAGCTAAAAAAGTTGCCAAAGAGGTTGGTAATCATAAAGCTGCTAATATTGTCTTTGTTGGTGCAGTACTAAAGTTATTAGGATTAGATTTAGATCTAAGTAAAGAGGTTATAAAGGATTACTTTGCTAGCAAAGGTGAAGATGTTTTAAAGACCAATTTAGAAGCTTTAGAGAAAGGCTATGAAGAGTTAGAGGTTAAGCTAAAGCTGCCAGAAGTTTCTCCAAGAAAGGATGAAATCTTAATTGATGGTAATCAAGCTCTTGGATTAGGAGCAATTACAGGTGGGGTTCAATTTTATTCTGCATATCCAATGACACCAGCTACTGGAGTAATGAACTATATAGCAAGTAAAGAGAATGAATTAGGGATAGTTGTAGAGCAGGCAGAAGATGAGATTGCTGCAATTATGATGGCCTTAGGTGGTTCTTATAGTGGAATACGTTCAATGACAGGGAGTTCTGGTGGAGGATTTGCTTTGATGGTAGAAGCCTTGGGTCTAGCTGGAATTGCTGAAATTCCATTAGTAATAGCAGAGGTGCAACGACCTGGTCCTGCGACAGGATTACCTACTAGAACAGAGCAAGGTGACTTATTATTTGCGATTAATGCATCACAAGGTGATTTTCCATTAATGGTAATAGCTCCAAGGGATAATGAAGATGCTTTTTATCAGAGCTTTAGAGCAATGAATATAGCTGAAAATTATCAAATGCCTGTGGTTATTTTAAGTGATCAATTTTTAGCAGATTCAAAGAAGAATATTAAAGATTTTGACTTTGAAGCTTTAGAGATCAAAGATGGATTTATCAGTGATGAAGAAGCAGCTAAGATAAAGGATTACAAACGTTATCAATTTACTGAAGATGGTATTTCTCCCTTGGCTTATCCAGGTCAGATAGTTGATGATGTAGTCCTAATTGATAGTGATGAGCATGATCAAAAGGGGCATATTATAGAAGATTCTGAGACTAGAATTAAGATGGTTGATAAGAGAGCTAAGAAGTTAGAAAAGTTAATAGCTGAAGATTTGTTAGAACCTAAATATATAGGTCCAGAAGAGATCGATTACTTACTTGTAGGCTGGGGATCTACTTATGGCCCACTTTTAGAGGCTAGAGAGTTATTGGAAGATGAAGGCAATAGAATAGGGCTGTTATCTTTTAGTGATGTATGGCCTTTAGCAACATCAAAATTGATAGAATTAATTAATAATAATTCAGCTGAATTAATAGTGGTTGAGAATAATGCTACAGGACAATTTGCTAAATTGATTAGAAGTGAAAGTGGAATTGCAGCAAATTACCAGATATTAAAGTATGATGGTAGACCATTTAGTGGAAAAGAAATTTATCATAGAGCAGAAGAGGTGATTAGATAA
- a CDS encoding FapA family protein — MSKSVSVIFRGESISQVIEQGLEMLECSREEVDIEVLEEGREGFLGFGKREAKVKLTVNNRKENKEDGLDKKETIKDQNEDKNSVELKNNILSLTQEVEKRYPVIKAGEGIKLYLNQEEVDDWIILSEDKEVKVEAVDREAVSEVKIRVSEDEFSAYITVIQENGCHFEPKLIPSSSQEYIVVAEKIEEIEAKKVELDDIYDQLSELKISYGLKHTKIQQALAETNEEFLIADGKEPVKSKDSVIRYIFNEEKITEDDDKDKIDYFTMNQVTSVQQGELIAKKEPAVVGESGYNIFGEEIEVEAPKDIEWSIDEESVELVDNKAVALKSGRPTINKGKLSVIEVLDILGDVDMSVGNINFNGDVIISRDVCDNFRVKATGKIIVKRNVNSAYLEAEQGVKIKGNVVGSEIIVGKLSVYYKEAYDHLRKLAERLESLNLALKELMSNQAFKTEDIKLKGYKEVIQLLISSKFSDIYKILKSLDDLNQDIEIDEVFEEMKLLIVKLKEKFNLTGICYINTLAELKDLKELITLVCNILDSIKKSNPQIIVSYIQNSKLTASGDILVTGEGVYNSQLTSNARVEISGQPGFFRGGKIKADEDVKVKELGSSSGSQVEVIVPEDKKVIADKLFINTSIKIGNRRYKFQKNWDKISAHLDKSAKISLF; from the coding sequence ATGAGTAAATCTGTTTCAGTGATTTTTAGGGGGGAAAGTATTAGTCAAGTTATAGAGCAGGGCTTAGAAATGTTAGAGTGCAGTAGAGAAGAGGTAGATATAGAGGTTTTGGAAGAAGGACGAGAAGGGTTTTTGGGTTTTGGGAAAAGGGAGGCCAAAGTAAAACTTACTGTTAACAATAGAAAAGAGAATAAAGAAGATGGCTTAGATAAGAAAGAGACTATTAAAGATCAAAATGAAGATAAAAATTCAGTTGAGTTGAAAAATAATATCCTCTCTTTAACTCAGGAGGTTGAGAAAAGATATCCCGTTATCAAAGCAGGCGAGGGGATCAAATTATATCTTAATCAAGAAGAAGTTGATGACTGGATTATCTTATCTGAGGATAAAGAAGTAAAGGTAGAAGCTGTTGATAGAGAAGCAGTTTCAGAGGTTAAAATTAGAGTAAGTGAGGATGAATTTTCGGCGTATATAACAGTGATTCAAGAAAATGGCTGCCATTTTGAACCTAAATTAATTCCATCTTCTTCACAAGAGTATATAGTTGTAGCAGAAAAGATTGAAGAGATTGAAGCTAAAAAAGTAGAACTAGATGATATCTATGATCAATTATCAGAATTAAAGATTAGTTATGGTTTAAAACATACAAAGATACAGCAAGCTTTAGCAGAAACTAATGAAGAGTTTTTAATTGCTGATGGTAAAGAGCCTGTAAAAAGTAAGGATAGTGTGATTAGATATATTTTTAATGAAGAGAAAATTACTGAAGATGATGACAAAGATAAGATTGATTATTTTACTATGAATCAAGTTACTTCTGTCCAACAGGGAGAATTGATAGCTAAAAAAGAGCCTGCTGTTGTAGGAGAGAGTGGATATAATATCTTCGGTGAAGAGATAGAGGTTGAAGCACCCAAAGATATAGAGTGGTCAATAGATGAAGAGAGTGTGGAGCTAGTAGATAATAAAGCAGTAGCTTTGAAATCTGGTAGACCAACTATTAATAAAGGCAAACTTAGTGTAATTGAAGTTTTAGATATTTTGGGTGATGTAGATATGTCAGTGGGAAATATTAATTTTAATGGTGATGTAATTATATCTAGAGATGTCTGTGATAATTTTCGAGTTAAGGCTACAGGAAAGATTATAGTTAAGCGTAATGTTAATAGCGCTTATTTAGAGGCTGAACAGGGTGTGAAAATTAAAGGAAATGTAGTTGGTAGTGAAATTATTGTAGGCAAGCTATCAGTCTATTACAAAGAGGCTTATGATCACTTAAGAAAGCTTGCAGAAAGGCTTGAAAGTTTGAATTTGGCCTTAAAGGAGTTAATGTCTAACCAAGCCTTTAAGACTGAAGATATTAAACTTAAAGGTTATAAAGAAGTTATTCAACTATTAATTAGTAGTAAGTTTAGTGATATTTATAAGATATTAAAAAGCCTTGATGATTTAAATCAAGATATAGAGATTGATGAAGTATTTGAAGAGATGAAACTATTAATTGTTAAGTTAAAGGAGAAATTTAATTTGACAGGTATCTGTTATATTAATACTTTGGCAGAGCTGAAAGATTTAAAAGAATTAATTACTTTAGTATGTAATATTTTAGACTCAATAAAAAAGTCTAATCCCCAAATTATAGTTAGTTATATTCAAAATTCAAAGTTAACTGCTAGCGGAGATATTTTAGTTACAGGGGAAGGGGTTTACAATTCTCAGCTAACCTCTAACGCGAGGGTTGAGATAAGTGGACAGCCTGGCTTCTTTAGAGGGGGCAAGATTAAAGCTGATGAAGATGTGAAAGTAAAAGAGCTAGGTAGTTCATCAGGTAGTCAAGTTGAAGTAATTGTTCCAGAAGATAAGAAGGTGATAGCAGATAAATTATTTATAAATACATCAATAAAGATAGGGAATAGAAGGTATAAATTCCAAAAAAATTGGGATAAAATTTCAGCTCATCTTGATAAATCAGCTAAGATCTCTTTATTTTGA
- a CDS encoding flavin reductase family protein, whose protein sequence is MDPQEISLEALMKINYGLYVISSKSGDEINGLIANAITQTSAEPPTIAVCINKDHLTHEFIKDSAVLSISILAEETPMKFIGRFGFRKGREINKFEGLDYKYGVTGAPILLEHTVANIECEVIDSVVVETHTLFISKIVNSEMINDKTPMTYDYYYQVLKGKSPKSAPTYLNSKKK, encoded by the coding sequence GTGGATCCACAAGAGATTAGTTTAGAAGCTTTGATGAAGATTAATTATGGTTTATATGTGATTAGCTCTAAAAGTGGAGATGAAATAAATGGATTAATTGCTAATGCTATTACTCAGACCAGTGCTGAGCCACCAACGATAGCAGTTTGTATTAATAAAGATCATCTAACTCATGAATTTATTAAAGATAGTGCTGTTTTGAGTATTTCTATTTTAGCAGAAGAGACTCCGATGAAATTTATTGGTAGATTTGGCTTTAGAAAAGGTAGAGAGATCAATAAGTTTGAAGGTTTAGATTATAAATATGGGGTAACTGGTGCTCCAATCCTATTAGAACATACTGTGGCTAATATTGAATGTGAAGTGATTGATAGTGTTGTGGTTGAGACTCATACACTATTTATCTCTAAGATAGTTAATTCGGAAATGATTAATGATAAAACTCCTATGACCTATGATTATTATTATCAGGTACTTAAAGGTAAATCACCTAAATCTGCTCCTACTTATTTAAATAGTAAGAAAAAATAA
- the wrbA gene encoding NAD(P)H:quinone oxidoreductase, translating into MKILVAFYSMYGHTYKMAQAVAEGVKEVEGAEVELKRIAETMDQDFLKELGALELQDQFADIEECTLEDLEAADGIIFGTPTRFGNMAGQMRQFLDTTGGLWQEGALIGKVGSVFISTATQHGGQESTILSFHTTLLHHGMIVVGLPYSFAGQMTMDEISGGTPYGATTIAAGDGSRMPSENELAAARFQGKHVAEITAKQLAK; encoded by the coding sequence TTGAAGATATTAGTTGCTTTTTATTCGATGTATGGACATACTTATAAAATGGCTCAAGCTGTAGCTGAAGGTGTTAAAGAGGTAGAAGGAGCTGAAGTAGAATTAAAAAGAATAGCTGAAACTATGGATCAAGATTTTCTTAAAGAATTAGGAGCCTTGGAGTTGCAAGATCAGTTTGCAGATATAGAGGAGTGTACATTAGAAGATTTAGAGGCTGCAGATGGAATAATCTTTGGAACTCCAACTAGATTTGGTAATATGGCTGGGCAGATGAGACAGTTTTTAGATACCACTGGAGGTTTGTGGCAAGAAGGTGCTTTAATTGGCAAAGTTGGTAGTGTATTTATAAGTACCGCTACTCAACATGGTGGTCAAGAATCTACTATTTTAAGCTTTCACACTACTTTATTGCATCATGGTATGATTGTGGTAGGTTTGCCTTATAGTTTTGCAGGGCAGATGACAATGGATGAGATCAGTGGTGGAACTCCTTATGGTGCGACAACTATTGCTGCAGGTGATGGAAGTAGAATGCCTAGCGAGAATGAATTGGCAGCAGCTAGATTTCAAGGTAAGCATGTAGCAGAAATTACTGCTAAGCAGTTAGCTAAATAA
- a CDS encoding 2-oxoacid:ferredoxin oxidoreductase subunit beta, with the protein MSNISIYEIDRETAWCPGCGDIPLRKALAEALAELNLKPSELTMFTGIGQAAKMPHYIKVNGFNGLHGRALPPAIGMRIANPEMKVIVESGEGDTYGEGGNHILHNIRRNPDIAHLVHDNQIYGLTKGQASPTSGEGTKTAVQPNGITAKPFNPIKFAVAMEASFVARSFVGDSEHLKEMIKAALNHKGYALVDILQPCVSFNKVNTYKWYSQRVYSLDESYDPSNYQQALEKAEEWGDKIPLGIIYKNERPLFREKHPQIKGKKLAGKSQKSEKLVDFLQEFK; encoded by the coding sequence ATGTCTAATATCAGTATTTATGAAATTGATCGAGAGACTGCTTGGTGTCCAGGTTGTGGTGATATTCCTTTAAGAAAAGCTTTAGCAGAGGCACTTGCAGAATTAAATCTAAAACCATCAGAGCTTACTATGTTTACAGGAATAGGTCAAGCTGCTAAGATGCCTCATTATATTAAGGTTAATGGATTTAATGGGCTTCATGGTCGGGCTTTACCACCAGCAATTGGGATGAGAATTGCTAATCCTGAGATGAAGGTCATTGTAGAATCAGGTGAAGGTGATACCTACGGAGAAGGAGGAAATCATATTCTGCATAATATTAGGCGAAATCCCGATATAGCCCATTTGGTTCATGATAATCAAATTTATGGTCTGACTAAAGGGCAGGCTTCTCCTACTTCTGGAGAGGGGACAAAGACTGCAGTACAACCAAATGGAATCACTGCTAAGCCTTTTAATCCTATTAAGTTTGCAGTTGCTATGGAGGCTAGTTTTGTAGCTAGAAGCTTTGTGGGGGATTCAGAGCATTTAAAAGAGATGATTAAGGCTGCTTTAAATCATAAGGGATATGCATTAGTAGATATTTTACAACCCTGTGTCTCTTTTAATAAAGTTAACACTTATAAGTGGTATAGTCAGAGAGTATATAGCTTAGATGAATCTTATGATCCTAGTAATTACCAGCAAGCATTAGAGAAGGCTGAAGAGTGGGGAGATAAGATTCCATTAGGTATTATCTATAAGAATGAAAGACCTCTATTTAGAGAGAAGCATCCTCAGATTAAAGGAAAAAAATTAGCCGGTAAGAGTCAAAAGAGTGAGAAGTTAGTAGACTTTTTACAAGAGTTTAAATAA
- a CDS encoding PP2C family protein-serine/threonine phosphatase: MFDLERFNPLNNNHFCEFCQYALIIIDADSKEIVKVNQVALKLFEYEDDKGLVGHNLKSLGIRQIYEASKEINNQKNTKRYKFISDYTLADGDVLYLEVNLQQVSSSNNSYIIYRISEISEQCQYCYQKMQQKYFEDQYQSIHEVNKLSTIFASMRDLEDFDKFSEQLLKTLLLRIDSTHGFIFLNNIFDDNSYIKKEFNYKLEGKSFRLIKRLIKSQGYFNREELDEILDKEFSETPFNFFVEVLRAEGKILGIIVVMDMKKDYSKFVKEVIQAFSIYLKGGITKIKILKEEIEKNKLDKEIEIASKIQNSFIPKQTPQLEDLELAIYYNPAKEVGGDYFAFKQTNDKLNLFISDVMGKGIPAAIIVATVHSALNILSRLDKSPSEVLKNINNNLYHDLKNSPTFVSAFYGSFDFVDKSFIYSNAAHNQPILWSKKEKKIINLAERGILCGVKEDYSYAKHRLKLNHGDILLIYTDGLIDIQNKLGERFTLNRLNQILIENNQLSAEDIKEKLVEEIYSFSEGIPFPDDISLIICKFLGGESNEKYR, translated from the coding sequence TTGTTTGATCTAGAGAGATTCAATCCTCTAAATAATAATCATTTTTGTGAGTTTTGCCAATATGCTCTTATTATTATAGATGCTGATTCTAAGGAGATAGTTAAGGTAAATCAAGTTGCATTAAAATTATTTGAATATGAAGATGATAAAGGCTTAGTAGGGCATAATCTTAAGTCTTTGGGAATTAGACAGATTTATGAGGCTAGTAAAGAGATTAATAATCAGAAGAATACTAAAAGATATAAATTTATAAGTGATTATACTTTAGCTGATGGTGATGTTTTATATTTAGAGGTCAATTTACAGCAAGTCAGTAGCAGTAATAATAGCTATATTATCTATAGAATTAGTGAGATAAGTGAACAATGCCAGTATTGTTATCAAAAGATGCAGCAGAAGTATTTTGAAGATCAATACCAATCTATCCATGAAGTCAATAAACTATCTACTATTTTTGCAAGTATGAGAGACTTAGAAGACTTTGATAAGTTTTCTGAGCAGCTATTAAAGACATTATTACTCAGAATTGATTCTACCCATGGTTTTATATTTTTGAATAATATTTTCGATGATAATAGTTATATAAAGAAGGAGTTCAATTATAAATTAGAGGGTAAAAGTTTTAGATTAATTAAAAGATTAATCAAGAGTCAAGGTTATTTTAATAGAGAAGAGTTAGACGAAATTTTAGACAAAGAATTTTCAGAGACTCCTTTTAATTTTTTTGTAGAGGTTTTAAGAGCTGAAGGAAAAATCTTAGGAATCATAGTAGTGATGGATATGAAAAAAGATTATAGTAAATTTGTTAAAGAAGTAATACAGGCTTTTTCTATTTATTTAAAGGGTGGGATAACTAAGATAAAGATTTTAAAAGAAGAAATAGAAAAGAATAAATTAGATAAAGAGATTGAGATAGCTTCTAAGATTCAGAATTCTTTTATTCCTAAACAGACTCCCCAACTTGAGGACTTAGAATTGGCAATTTATTACAATCCCGCTAAAGAGGTGGGAGGAGACTATTTTGCTTTTAAGCAAACTAACGATAAGTTAAATCTATTCATCTCTGATGTAATGGGCAAGGGGATTCCAGCAGCAATAATAGTTGCAACAGTTCATAGTGCTTTAAATATTTTAAGTAGATTAGATAAGAGTCCATCTGAAGTTTTAAAGAATATTAATAATAATCTCTACCATGATTTGAAGAATAGTCCTACTTTTGTTTCTGCATTTTATGGCTCCTTTGATTTTGTTGATAAGAGTTTTATCTATAGTAATGCTGCTCATAACCAACCTATATTATGGTCTAAGAAGGAGAAGAAGATAATTAATCTGGCTGAACGTGGAATTTTATGTGGTGTAAAAGAAGACTATAGTTATGCTAAGCATAGATTAAAATTAAACCATGGCGATATATTATTGATTTATACCGATGGTTTAATTGATATTCAGAATAAGCTAGGAGAGAGATTTACATTAAATAGATTAAATCAGATATTGATAGAAAACAATCAACTATCTGCTGAAGATATAAAAGAAAAGTTAGTAGAAGAGATTTATAGTTTTTCAGAAGGCATTCCTTTCCCAGATGATATTAGTCTAATCATCTGTAAATTTTTAGGGGGGGAGAGTAATGAAAAATACAGATAG
- a CDS encoding STAS domain-containing protein, translated as MKINVEQRKDIAIIDMQGELDMSTVDTLVAKTKETNKNYDKIIFNFAGVEFVDSTGIGNLIKLFQDNKNASYLISNLNSDVEEIFYILNLKELLGDDVFVKTLEEAINLLEERI; from the coding sequence ATGAAAATTAATGTAGAGCAGAGAAAAGATATAGCTATTATAGATATGCAGGGTGAATTGGATATGTCTACAGTAGATACTTTAGTAGCTAAAACTAAAGAAACAAATAAAAATTATGATAAGATTATCTTTAATTTTGCAGGTGTAGAATTTGTTGATTCTACAGGAATAGGAAATTTAATTAAGCTCTTTCAAGATAATAAAAATGCTAGTTATCTAATTAGCAATTTAAACTCTGATGTAGAAGAGATCTTTTATATTCTAAATTTAAAAGAGTTATTAGGTGACGATGTCTTTGTTAAGACACTAGAGGAAGCAATAAATTTATTAGAAGAGAGGATTTAG
- a CDS encoding tyrosine-protein phosphatase, whose product MNKVSLKGSFTAWRSTFDLKKVSNSLWFLKKDIHKVNIPGSSGQAEFRFIINGSHSLEAPESLSLEHKFYDNYINGYNQIIHLDNSKFTKIKKLNSKIAEYKLEYKSDEELTNFRAINSGDIGENILYRSYHPFKASRADHPLENKRLKMVQELIEVKQINSIINLSDSEENIPTDLNYYKKIVDNDHAIYTNKGYNYDMFYYITDSDDFANLLKRIVEFILDDNNSPPFLIHCRIGTDRTGIISAVLASLMGATWEEIVTDYQESNKLGIGEYRDESLIAYAFVQMLGADFKRNLTQLTDSYFKNRLKLTNDQIQKLKDKLSAKS is encoded by the coding sequence GTGAATAAAGTTTCACTAAAGGGAAGCTTTACTGCTTGGAGGAGTACTTTTGATTTAAAGAAGGTTTCTAATAGTTTATGGTTCCTAAAAAAAGATATCCATAAAGTAAATATTCCAGGTAGTTCTGGACAGGCAGAGTTTAGGTTTATAATCAATGGTAGCCATTCTTTAGAAGCTCCAGAATCCTTATCTTTAGAGCATAAGTTCTACGATAATTACATCAACGGCTATAATCAGATTATCCATTTAGATAACAGTAAATTTACTAAAATTAAAAAGCTTAACTCTAAAATAGCAGAGTATAAGTTAGAGTATAAATCTGATGAGGAATTGACTAACTTTAGGGCGATTAATTCAGGTGATATAGGTGAAAATATATTATATAGATCATATCACCCCTTTAAGGCATCAAGAGCTGATCATCCGTTAGAAAATAAACGGCTTAAGATGGTACAAGAGTTAATAGAAGTTAAGCAAATCAATTCTATAATTAACTTATCTGATAGTGAAGAGAATATTCCAACAGACTTAAATTATTATAAAAAGATTGTAGATAATGACCATGCTATCTACACTAATAAAGGTTATAATTATGATATGTTCTACTATATAACTGACAGTGATGACTTTGCTAATTTGTTAAAAAGGATTGTTGAATTTATACTTGATGATAATAATTCTCCTCCATTTTTAATTCATTGTCGAATAGGAACTGATAGGACTGGAATTATATCAGCAGTTTTGGCTTCGCTGATGGGGGCTACTTGGGAAGAAATAGTAACTGATTACCAAGAATCTAATAAGTTAGGAATTGGTGAGTATCGTGATGAAAGCTTAATTGCTTATGCTTTTGTACAGATGTTAGGAGCTGATTTTAAGAGAAATTTAACTCAGCTAACTGATAGTTATTTTAAAAATAGATTAAAATTAACTAATGATCAAATTCAAAAATTAAAAGATAAACTTTCAGCTAAGAGCTAA